TTGGTTCAGGTTTTGATACGTCAAATTGAATTACCTTCATATTTTTTTAATAAATAAATAAATGTCTTCAAATCTTTCGAATATTGAAATTTTAAATACTTTGTTAAAGAGGGAAAACCTCGATGATTTTACTTCTAGATCATTAATGCAAAGATGGCTTAATGATGAAATATCTGAGGTTAAAACCGGAGCATTTTTGGCCGCTTTAAGAGCTAAGGGCTGCACAGGAGTTGAATTATCTTCTATGGCTGAAGAACTCTTAAATGTTTGCGAATTGCCAGTAGCGAGACCAAATTTGTATATGGTAGATACTTGTGGAACTGGAGGTGATGGGGCTAATACATTTAATATTTCTACTGCAGTGGCATTTGTATCTGCATCTTGTGGTGTGAAAATTGCTAAACACGGAAATAAAAGTGCTAGTGGAAAAGTTGGCTCTGCAGATGTTTTGTTGAATCTTGGTTTAAATTTAAATTGTTCATTAGAAAAAGTAATCTCTGCTGTTAATGAAGTTGGGATAACTTTTTTGTTTGCCCCTCTTTGGCATAAATCTTTAATAAAACTTGCTCCATTAAGAAAGGACCTTGGAATAAGAACTGTATTTAATCAACTTGGACCATTAGTAAATCCTTTAAGACCTGATGCGCAAGTATTGGGGGTAGCCTCCGAAGATCTTTTAGAACCTATGGGAAGTGCACTATTGAAAATGGGCATGAATAGAGTAATAGTGGTTCATGGAGCTGGTGGGCTTGATGAAGCCTCACTTCAGGGAGATAATAAATTAGTATTCGTTGAAAATGGTAAATTACGATTTTCTAAAATAAATATTTCAGATTTCAATCTTGAAAATACTTTAAACGATAAGCTTAAAGTTTCTAATAGAGAATCTAATGAGGAAATATTAAAGTCTGTTTTAGATGGTTCTGGACAAAAATCACATAAAGA
This window of the Prochlorococcus sp. MIT 1314 genome carries:
- the trpD gene encoding anthranilate phosphoribosyltransferase, with product MSSNLSNIEILNTLLKRENLDDFTSRSLMQRWLNDEISEVKTGAFLAALRAKGCTGVELSSMAEELLNVCELPVARPNLYMVDTCGTGGDGANTFNISTAVAFVSASCGVKIAKHGNKSASGKVGSADVLLNLGLNLNCSLEKVISAVNEVGITFLFAPLWHKSLIKLAPLRKDLGIRTVFNQLGPLVNPLRPDAQVLGVASEDLLEPMGSALLKMGMNRVIVVHGAGGLDEASLQGDNKLVFVENGKLRFSKINISDFNLENTLNDKLKVSNRESNEEILKSVLDGSGQKSHKEVVALNTALVLWVSGLEDDLHKGFNKALYSINQGNPWKKFLLLKTFLSTDE